A single Penaeus vannamei isolate JL-2024 chromosome 22, ASM4276789v1, whole genome shotgun sequence DNA region contains:
- the LOC138865744 gene encoding uncharacterized protein, protein MIKKLCADHPRAWDRFIPAALFAFREIPNDSLKFSPFELLYGRQVRGPLTILHELWTNDSTDSEVKTTYQYVLDLRSRLEETARLAAEQAEISSRNYKAYYDLKAKPRKLNSGDDVLVLLPSSSNKLVMQWLGPYSVVECKGNGVDCY, encoded by the coding sequence ATGATTAAAAAGCTTTGTGCCGATCATCCGAGAGCCTGGGATCGCTTTATACCCGCTGCACTGTTCGCATTTAGGGAGATTCCTAATGACAGCCTTAAGTTTTCCCCCTTTGAACTGCTCTATGGCCGACAAGTTCGCGGTCCTTTAACAATTCTACACGAACTATGGACAAACGATAGCACTGATAGTGAAGTCAAAACTACATACCAATACGTTTTAGATCTTCGCTCGCGTTTAGAAGAGACTGCTAGATTAGCGGCAGAGCAAGCTGAAATAAGCAGTCGTAATTATAAGGCATATTATGACCTCAAAGCTAAGCCTCGTAAATTAAACTCGGGTGATGATGTATTGGTGTTATTGCCTTCAAGCAGTAACAAATTGGTTATGCAGTGGCTTGGTCCTTATTCCGTAGTTGAATGCAAAGGGAATGGTGTTGACTGTTATTAG